The genomic window GACCTTTCGCACCTGGTACAACCACGTCCGGCTGCACTCCGCCTTGGGCTACGCCTGCCCCTGGGCTAGGCTCTTGGAGACGGCGAAGTCTCGCAACGCCGCTTGAAGGATTTTCTGGAGCAGTACCACCACGCTCCTGGCCGGATGAGCTGAAGTTCTTGCGTCGCAATCAGAGTTCGTTCGAGAGCATGTCCAAGTTGGGCATAAGCAGGGATATTCCGGAATTCCGCTTCGGTCGCCCGCCATAGGATGCGGTAATAGTGCCGCTCCCAGCCAGCATCGTGTAGGAGCCGTGTCAGGTGTGTCGCGCCTTCCTGAACGGCCTCTCGGCGGTAGTGGGGATGGATGCTGACGATCCGGCTCAGGCTCCAGATCAGCTCCTGCGGGGTGCAGGCCTCGGCAAACAGCGAAGTGCGGGAATCAGAAGTACCCAGGGAATTTGAAGTCTCTTTTTCAGGTAACGACCACATCAATAGGGGTGAGATTTCAAACTTATCTCCTGTCAGGAGTATTGACTCCCGCACTTCTTGACGCGCCTCCTGTTGGAACTGCCAGGCTGTACGTCCCTTCTTTCGGTCGGCCGTGAGGTCGCGTGGGCAGGCCGGAAGCTCGTGGGCAATCACCCGGGCCCTCATCCCTGGGGCTGGCCGCAAGAGGACTGCGATCCAGGTTCCCGCACAGGCCCGCACCTCGGTGCGTTCCCCAGTCTCGGCGTTCAGGAACGTCGTGGTGGTCCAGGTGCCGCCGCGGTACAGTCTGGGTCCGCCTCTCTCCGCAGTTCGCTCTTGGCCCCCCATGGGGATGGCACCGGAACTCTTGTGGATGAGACCGATGTCCTGCAGTTTTCGGGTGGCCCGTTCACACTGATCGCTCGACAACCGGGTGACGATGGGGAGCAAGTCCAGCACCGTGAAAAAGGTGTAGGTGGTGGTGTGCTCTTGGCTCTGGCCACGGCGCTCAATCAGGGTGTAGGCCGCCTGTGTCAGGGCCCTGAGCACCATCAGGGCGTTATGCCGGGCGTCACGGCGCCTGATGTAGGCCTCGACGATAGGACGCGCCCGTTCTACGGCTTCGGCCGCCCGTGCGGCAGGGGTGCCCGGACGAGGACGTTTGATTCGGTCCAGCGCGGCGTCAAGACACGCGGGGAGGACGGTTTCAGAGGCGAGGCGAGGTGAGTTCCTGAATTGGCCGATGGGCTGGCTCGATTTGGGCTGTGGTTGGTGTTCCGGTAACAATCGGGGGTGTACGTTTGCGCGGAAAGCGGCCTCGAAGGAGCGGTTTTTCTTCTGACTTGATACCTGAGCGTTTACGTTTATCCGCTGCTGGAGAAGTCGCTGCTGCGCTTGCTGCCGCAATAGGACTTCTTCAGGGGTAAACGCTCGGGGTTGAGGGAAAGTCTTGACAGGGGTGGTTCGGGCAGTCATGTCGCTCCACTTGCAACAGCAGGGGACGCCCCGTAGACTGACCGCTGTTTCAGGTGCTGGTCATCTACAGAGTAGGACTGAGCTATCCCGCCGCCAGCGGGATTTTTCAGTGTTGGACTGTGGACTCTCGTGGGTCGTCCTCAGGCAGGTCGGCCTCCAGGGATGGGGCAGCTCCAGTCATGCTCACGCGGAATAGAGGAGTGCCGGAACCACTGTACTGTCCGCTTTTCGGGCTTCCGGACAATCACGCAAGGCTCTGTACTGGGCTTGACGCTGCCCTCCTTGATCGCCCCTTATGCGGCTGGCACGAGTAATTTCAAGTTTCAGCCTTGCCTGGCTTCGGCAGTCAGGTGTCGCAATAACGTCGCATCTTCGGCAGTCAGGTGTCGGTGAAAACGACGGGGCACGGCAGTCAGGTGTCGTGGAAACCACCGAATGTCGGCAGGTAGGTGTCGAAATAACACCTCCTGTTCGGCAGTCAGGTGTCGGTGAAACGCCCGAATATCGTGCGCAAGCGAAAAAGCTTTTCTGTACCGGATCTATCGGCCTGCTTCGGCAATCAGGTGTCGGTAAAACGACTGGGGCCGCCCTGAGAAGGAATTTTTACCGGCCCCGTACGGCAGTCAGGTGTCGGGATTTCAGCGTTCCACTTTCCCGCTGGGTCAGTTCAGCGATGGAGCGTAGAAAAGCTTCGGGCACCTGCAGTTCGACGAAGCTTGCCAGCCAGGTCTCGAAAAATTCTGGCTTGCCCTGCGCCTGATCCATTGCTGCAGCGCTGCGGACTTCGTAGGACCAGCGCTCATGCAGGCCCAGGGTGCCGAGGAGCTCAAGAGCCGCTTCGAAGCGTTCGAAGGCACGGTTCTGGTTCTTGTGTTCCCGCAGATCCAGGACTTCCTGCATCAGGCTCGCGCGCTGGAGTAGGAGTTGTACGGGAATGTAGCGAACCGTTGCCCTGTCGCCTGCCGTCTCCCGCAGCCAGTAGGAGAGTTCGGTCCCGATCTGCTTGGCCCAGAGGTTGGTGGCGGAGTTGGCAGGCAGTTCTACCAGGCCTCGGAAGATCGGCGCGAAGCTGCGTGGGAAGTACTTGGCCCAAGTGCCCAGCACAATGGTCCACGAGCTGGGGATGGACTGGCCTTCGACTTTGCGGGAGCGGCCGCGGGCCATCACCGCCAGGACCCGCTGCCGGGTACCCTCGTCGTCGTCAGGCCCGGCGTCGGGCAGGGTCAGCCACAGGCGCTCCAGATGGAAGAGGCTATCGGTACACCGCAGCAGATCTTTGGGACGGACACTGCCATTCGGATGCGGCTTGAGACCCAGGGCCTTGGCCAGTTCCCCCGGCTTGATGGTGATGGGGGTGAACAAGTCATCTTGCTCGTGCTCGAGGGCCTTGGCGGTAAGCAGCCGCCAGACGTCCGAGGTGCGGGGGTCGAGGGTCATGAGCTGCTGGCGCAGGGCGTCTTTTCCCGCGTTCTCCTCGAAGTAATTCAAGACGAGGCCGTTCTCGAAGGCTTCGTGATACTGGAGGGTCATGTCGTCCCAGCCGTCAGGCCCACGGGTCGCCCGGTCGATCATGACGGCGGGCTTGTTGCCCATGGTGATCAGGTAGGGCTGGCTCTCAGCAGCGGGGAGAGTGACGGCATCCGGGGCCACTACAGTTGGGAAGTGTCCGGCGGCCACCCCGGCGCGCAGCACCCACTGCCAGACCTTCGAGGGGAGGCGGTAATGCTCCCGGAGGGGCACAACATAGAGGATGCGTTCGCGCCAAAGTTGCTTGTCCGTGCTGTTCCCCGCCCGGACGCGACTGGTCTTGAGCAGGGACGCCACGGTCTCGGGGTCTACTTGCTCACCATGCTGCTCGACCCAGTGTACGGCTGCCCAGCCTTGGTACAGAGCCTTGAGTTGCTCGAAGGCGGGTCCGCGCGTCGGTAGGGGGTCCGGGAGCTGAGCCTCATCCCCGAAGCGGCGGGACAGCTCCGCCACGAAACGGGCCATCTCCGTGGCGGGAGGAAGTTTCTGCCGGGGCATGGGACCATTTTAGGGAAGGGGGAAGATCGGATTTGAGCAACAGTGTCGGAGCGTGAGCCTATACCGTATTCCTGTGCCTCTGGACCATGACGTCACCAGTATTCATGACAACCTCCTGACCTACACCCAGCAAGAGCATTCGGTGCCGGCCCAATCTTCTCGGGAGGGGTCGTAGGTGATCCTCGGCATGATCTGATTCTCTCCGCTGTGCTGCTCTGGACGGGGGCGAGTATGAATTGGGACGTCGCCTCGTGACTGGGTATGGGACTTCTCCTGGTTGTCCTTGTCGTTATGTTGCGCGCCAGCTGGCGTGACGTGCGGGCACCTGGCCTCGACATGGTTGCAGCCCTGCGGAGTCGGGGGGGAGCTGAGGTACCTGTTCTCCAGCAATTGCAGGTATTTCCCCTCTCCGCCCTGACGGAAGTTGACACTATGCTGAGCCAGCGCATTGCCGCAGTAGAAACGGGAATGATTTTCCTGATCGGCGGCCTGAAGACGGCTGGAGTACTTGGAACCCTAGCCGTGATGCTGGGGACTTGGAGCGCTTTGACAGCGATATTTGATGGATTAAAGCCCTACAGCTATCTGTTCGCTGGAGTGGTGGCTGGCGTGCTGATTGCTGGTGAGCGCTTGGAAACGGGGTTACAGCAGGTGCGGCGCAATAGGGACATGGTGAGCCGCGCTATCGCAGTGTGCAAGGCGGAATAGGGGATAGTTACTCTCCTGTTGCAATGAGCATGCAGGGACGCTCAATGAGATCGGGGCGTCCGTTCTGGAGGCAGCCGAGCATGGTGTGGAGGAGGGGTTGCCGGGGGCACTGTTGCTCGCCGTACCGCCAGGGCCGGCGCATCAGGGCGTAGAGATGGTCCTCAGCGAAATGGCTGGTGAGGAAGACGCCAAGGTCGTAGAGGCGGTTGAGCAGTGGCTCTGCAGGGACGGGGACACCCCGAAGCACTTGATCGAGCTCGCTGGTACGTAAGCGGAGAAGCCGCTGGACCGTCACCGGCTCGATGGGAGTGGGGCGTAGGTAGGTGGCTGGCTGTTGGTGCAGCAGATAGGGCAGCAGGGGCCGGTAGCGGTGTCGGGCTGGAACAACAGCTAGGGTTCTCGCTGGGAGCTGTGCGCCGGGCTTTTCCAGGAGGGAGGGGAGGTCCAGTTGGACTCCTCCGGGCCAGATGAGGTGCTGGCCCCCCGGGCCGACCTGCACCCGAGCGAACAGGGTCGTCAGCCGTAGGGTGCGGTGCGTCTCGATGTCCAACAGAGGTTGGAGGTCCAGACGATAGGTCTGTTCATGGCCGAGGGTCACCCAGAGCTGGTGGACGCCGGGTTCCACTAAGACCTCGGTGATCCCGCCCAAAGCGGAGGTTTGTGTCGCGGCCTCTACCGGGATGCTGCACCTCACCTTTGCTCCTCGGGAGCGAGCGTCCACGTCCATCCGCCACCCGCTGCGTGGGGGTAGAGGGTCGCTTCCACCTGTGCGAGCGCGCCGTCCAAGATGGCAGCAAGGGGTGTGGGCCAGATTGTCGCCGTGCGCCGGGAGGGACTGTGCCACTGCCAGTGCAGCAGTTGGATGAGGCCGCTTCCGCAGAGGCCCAGGGCCTGCCGGAGGGCCAGTGCGAGGTCAAGCAGGCGCCTATGGAGGAGCGGTAGGTGAACGGCATATCGCGCTTGGAGGGCGGCAAGAACGGTGCTGTCAATGCCGTAGGTCCGGAGTATCTGGTCTGGGGTGGCGGGGAGATCAGGCAGCGTGGGCAGGCACGCTTTCATCGGGCGGTAAAAGGCGGCTGCATTGGTGCTGAGAACGACACGCAGGTGGCCCAAGTAGATCTGTGTAAGGGGGTCGTCGCAAAGATCACCGGGCTTGAAGGGCGGCGTATCCAAGTGGAGGCGCGGCTGTTCGTCTTGCCAGAGCGTTTCAACGAGAAGGGCGTAGTCCCCGTCTAGGAGCAGCCACCACCGGCAGTGCGCTTCGGGGACGACCCGCTGGAGGCGCCAGGGAGGAGGAGGCAGGAACGAGGGACCATGGGACATCGGGCGGAATGTATCAAATCAGATGACATCTGATTTGAAGTAGCGAAGAAGTGAAGGGAGCGGGAAGCCTGACGGGATGTCTGTGAAACGCCGCTCCTCTGCCCTCTCGATCCAAGAGGTGCAGTACCTAGAACGACTGGGGGCTCATATCCGCGCCTTGCGGCAGGCTCATGAGCTAGGGCTGGACGAGCTGG from Deinococcus terrestris includes these protein-coding regions:
- a CDS encoding DUF2442 domain-containing protein, producing the protein MDVDARSRGAKVRCSIPVEAATQTSALGGITEVLVEPGVHQLWVTLGHEQTYRLDLQPLLDIETHRTLRLTTLFARVQVGPGGQHLIWPGGVQLDLPSLLEKPGAQLPARTLAVVPARHRYRPLLPYLLHQQPATYLRPTPIEPVTVQRLLRLRTSELDQVLRGVPVPAEPLLNRLYDLGVFLTSHFAEDHLYALMRRPWRYGEQQCPRQPLLHTMLGCLQNGRPDLIERPCMLIATGE